The proteins below are encoded in one region of Desulfobotulus pelophilus:
- a CDS encoding transposase, whose protein sequence is MKKRMELTGREWALIKVLLPPEKGQRGRPSKNNRLIVNAILWVMRTGVPAGFT, encoded by the coding sequence ATGAAAAAACGAATGGAACTCACTGGCAGAGAATGGGCCCTGATTAAAGTTCTTCTGCCTCCGGAAAAAGGACAGCGTGGAAGACCATCAAAAAACAATCGTCTTATCGTTAACGCGATCCTCTGGGTGATGCGAACCGGAGTCCCGGCGGGATTTACCTGA
- a CDS encoding sigma-54 interaction domain-containing protein has product MKEQLFRHVTRRICGSLDFDEALHEVFLYLQKIMPLDGIAVSIYEPVQRMARVIGISDEHCGYLLDESFPLSAVAWETIFKWLEESRSGTIPWIRNHTHPLNQETLRIARMHTPSVKARAMEEFCSITCALTLKRTIVGNLTFIAEGQHHYTTSHADIIKEINEPFAIALSNALRYMDLVRDHKALQRDAIKISGDTMIGAEGGLRGVTHLMDQVARKETPILLLGETGTGKEVVAAQIHNASQRAKAPFIRLNCGAIPESLMDSELFGHEKGAFTGALETRAGRFERASGGTLFLDEIGELPLAAQAKLLRVLQNGEFERVGGGRSLHSNARIIAATHRNLPAMVKEGRFREDLWYRLAVFPIRIPSLRERKQDIPAMVHHFIRMKCEEMNLPFRPGTEPGEMKKLLSYTWPGNVRELQNIVERALILSEGRPLHFGNLMADHHCLSAMPFPCESETNENLDAAMEMHIRTVLKKSHGRVSGPDGAAERLGLHPSTLRSRMKKMGIPYERANNIYRPEGHKAGKP; this is encoded by the coding sequence ATGAAAGAACAGCTCTTTCGTCATGTTACCCGCCGTATCTGCGGAAGCCTGGACTTTGATGAAGCCCTTCACGAAGTCTTTCTCTATCTGCAAAAAATTATGCCCCTAGACGGCATTGCCGTATCTATTTATGAACCGGTTCAACGGATGGCAAGGGTGATCGGCATCAGCGATGAACACTGTGGTTATCTGCTGGACGAGTCTTTTCCCCTGTCTGCAGTCGCATGGGAAACCATTTTCAAATGGCTGGAAGAATCACGATCCGGCACCATTCCCTGGATCCGCAACCATACCCATCCCCTCAATCAGGAAACGCTCAGGATTGCACGCATGCACACCCCTTCCGTCAAAGCCAGAGCCATGGAAGAATTCTGCTCCATCACCTGTGCCCTCACCCTGAAACGAACCATTGTAGGCAACCTGACATTCATAGCTGAAGGGCAGCATCACTACACAACCTCCCATGCCGATATCATTAAAGAAATCAATGAACCTTTTGCCATCGCCCTGTCCAATGCCCTGCGCTACATGGATCTGGTCCGGGATCATAAAGCCCTGCAGCGGGATGCCATTAAAATCAGCGGGGACACCATGATCGGCGCAGAAGGCGGCCTTAGGGGAGTCACGCATCTTATGGATCAGGTCGCCAGAAAAGAAACTCCCATACTGCTTCTGGGAGAAACGGGTACTGGCAAAGAAGTGGTGGCGGCACAGATCCACAATGCCTCCCAGAGAGCCAAAGCACCTTTCATTCGCCTCAACTGCGGTGCCATTCCCGAATCCCTCATGGATTCTGAGCTTTTCGGCCATGAAAAGGGGGCCTTTACCGGTGCCCTGGAAACCAGAGCGGGCCGTTTTGAAAGGGCCAGCGGCGGAACCCTTTTTCTGGATGAGATCGGAGAACTGCCCCTTGCAGCCCAGGCAAAGCTTCTGCGGGTTCTCCAGAACGGAGAATTTGAGCGCGTCGGTGGGGGAAGATCCCTTCACTCCAATGCCCGCATCATTGCAGCCACCCATCGCAATCTCCCGGCCATGGTAAAAGAAGGACGTTTCAGGGAAGATTTATGGTACAGGCTGGCCGTCTTCCCCATACGGATCCCATCACTGCGGGAAAGAAAGCAGGATATACCAGCCATGGTGCATCATTTCATCCGGATGAAATGTGAAGAGATGAACCTCCCCTTCCGGCCTGGTACCGAACCCGGAGAAATGAAAAAACTCCTGTCCTATACCTGGCCGGGCAATGTGCGGGAGTTGCAGAATATCGTTGAAAGGGCTCTGATTCTTTCGGAAGGAAGACCATTGCATTTCGGCAACCTAATGGCCGATCACCATTGTCTCTCAGCCATGCCCTTTCCCTGTGAATCGGAAACGAATGAAAACCTGGATGCTGCCATGGAAATGCACATCCGTACCGTTCTGAAAAAAAGCCATGGCCGTGTTAGTGGCCCTGACGGTGCAGCCGAAAGGCTGGGACTCCATCCAAGCACACTGCGGAGCCGGATGAAAAAAATGGGTATTCCCTACGAAAGAGCCAACAACATTTATCGGCCAGAAGGACACAAGGCCGGCAAGCCATGA